A window from Sphingobacterium hotanense encodes these proteins:
- a CDS encoding heme ABC transporter ATP-binding protein, protein MIHIQGLNYAVKNRTIIKDLNIFIDKGEFVSIIGANGAGKSTLLKLIAGELKSSSGQIVLRNKDVADMTKKEMAMFRAYLHQSNVMDIPFIVEEVVAMGRYQKHACANEKVILEECIQICNLMHIRDRSIRELSGGEQQRVHLARVLAQLWDAEEGVLLLDEPISSMDIQYQHQTLAIAKAFCKAGFTVMAVLHDLNMVAQYSDRVIMMKGGRVWWYGSPNEVFKQQHIYTIFGIDSLVQINPKNLCTEIQAIPIEYDLQEFNSVMLATVI, encoded by the coding sequence ATGATACATATCCAGGGACTGAATTATGCTGTTAAGAATCGAACCATTATTAAGGATCTCAATATATTTATCGATAAAGGCGAGTTTGTCAGCATTATCGGAGCCAATGGCGCGGGGAAAAGTACCTTATTGAAGCTTATTGCCGGAGAACTAAAAAGCAGTAGTGGTCAAATTGTTCTGCGAAACAAGGATGTGGCTGATATGACAAAGAAAGAGATGGCGATGTTTCGAGCCTACCTCCATCAGAGCAACGTGATGGATATCCCTTTTATCGTTGAAGAGGTTGTTGCGATGGGTAGATATCAGAAGCATGCCTGTGCTAACGAAAAAGTAATTCTGGAAGAGTGCATACAGATATGTAATTTGATGCATATTCGCGATCGTTCTATCCGCGAGTTATCTGGTGGAGAGCAGCAACGTGTACATCTGGCGCGTGTTCTCGCACAGTTATGGGATGCGGAGGAGGGAGTCTTATTATTGGATGAACCGATTTCCAGCATGGATATTCAATATCAGCACCAAACATTAGCTATTGCAAAAGCTTTCTGTAAAGCTGGCTTTACGGTGATGGCGGTATTGCACGACTTGAATATGGTTGCGCAGTATAGCGATCGGGTAATCATGATGAAAGGGGGAAGAGTATGGTGGTATGGAAGTCCGAACGAAGTATTCAAACAACAACATATTTATACCATCTTTGGAATCGACAGTTTAGTGCAGATCAATCCCAAAAATCTATGCACGGAAATTCAAGCAATTCCGATTGAATATGATTTGCAAGAATTCAATTCTGTGATGCTAGCCACTGTTATTTGA
- a CDS encoding biliverdin-producing heme oxygenase, with translation MLSERIKAATKNGHQNLEKQVVYRLKAIENNLDYADLLKFFFSYFETLEQQIANNIPASLEPYFRVRRSAKDIAKDIAVLGADLADLPQAFLPVIENKNQAIGALYVLEGSIMGGPYIVKMLQKQGIETGFNFFQGYGEQSAEKWAEFTKIINTEVAEEKDIEEAIASAHNTFEQFSNTFTNTINA, from the coding sequence ATGTTAAGCGAAAGAATCAAAGCAGCAACGAAAAACGGCCACCAAAACTTAGAAAAACAAGTGGTTTACCGTTTAAAAGCAATCGAGAATAATTTAGATTATGCAGACTTATTAAAGTTTTTCTTTTCATACTTTGAGACGTTAGAACAACAGATTGCTAACAACATTCCAGCCTCATTGGAACCATACTTCCGCGTTCGCAGAAGTGCGAAAGATATCGCCAAAGATATCGCAGTATTAGGTGCAGATTTAGCTGATCTTCCACAAGCCTTTCTTCCAGTTATTGAGAACAAGAACCAAGCTATCGGTGCATTATATGTATTGGAAGGTTCTATCATGGGCGGCCCATACATCGTCAAGATGCTACAAAAGCAGGGTATAGAGACTGGATTTAACTTCTTCCAAGGCTATGGTGAGCAGTCTGCAGAGAAATGGGCAGAGTTCACAAAGATCATCAACACGGAGGTTGCCGAAGAAAAAGATATCGAAGAAGCAATCGCGAGTGCACACAACACCTTCGAACAATTTTCTAATACATTCACAAATACCATAAATGCATAA
- a CDS encoding FecCD family ABC transporter permease yields MKYKFIYLSLSVLLFCIIIFSLGAGAMQIPFKDVILLLWKSMSGSSISEEDELLKNILMEIRIPRIIFCTLIGAILGITGTAIQGIFRNPLAEPGLVGISSGASFFAALTIVFEASLIALIGNSLNLYLISISAFIGASLAVILVYRISIVEGKSNIATMILAGIAINALAGAATGLMSYMASEQQLRNITFWSLGSMAGATWEAVNILIIFAVVSVIPLLFFGKALNLFALGESQAEMMGLNTKRLKILIIICSTLAVGVSVAFGGIIPFVGLLVPHTLRLIGSVDNRFLLPTSLLGGAIVLNLADLIARTIIQPLELPIGVITALIGAPVFLGILLREKRKL; encoded by the coding sequence ATGAAATACAAATTTATATACCTTTCGCTGTCCGTTCTTCTCTTCTGCATTATCATTTTCTCGCTCGGAGCAGGTGCCATGCAAATACCCTTCAAAGACGTTATCCTGTTATTGTGGAAGAGCATGAGCGGCAGCAGTATCAGCGAAGAAGATGAACTATTAAAGAATATCTTAATGGAGATTCGTATTCCGCGAATTATCTTTTGCACGTTGATTGGTGCGATATTGGGGATTACGGGTACCGCAATACAAGGCATTTTCCGTAATCCCCTGGCCGAGCCGGGGCTAGTCGGTATTTCTTCCGGTGCTTCCTTTTTTGCCGCATTGACTATTGTATTCGAAGCCAGTTTAATCGCGTTAATTGGCAATTCCCTAAACCTATACTTGATTTCCATATCTGCCTTTATCGGTGCTTCGCTTGCAGTAATTCTTGTTTATCGGATTTCCATTGTCGAAGGTAAATCGAACATTGCGACAATGATTCTGGCCGGTATTGCAATTAATGCATTGGCAGGAGCCGCAACAGGCTTGATGAGCTATATGGCTAGCGAACAACAGCTAAGAAATATTACGTTCTGGTCATTAGGAAGTATGGCTGGTGCGACTTGGGAGGCCGTGAATATCCTCATCATCTTCGCCGTCGTATCCGTTATTCCCTTGTTATTTTTTGGCAAGGCACTTAATCTATTCGCCCTTGGTGAGTCGCAAGCCGAAATGATGGGCTTAAATACCAAGCGACTTAAGATATTGATCATCATCTGTTCCACACTTGCCGTTGGGGTTTCAGTGGCATTTGGAGGAATTATTCCCTTCGTCGGCCTGCTCGTACCGCATACCCTTCGCTTGATCGGTTCGGTCGACAATCGCTTTTTGCTGCCGACTTCACTGCTAGGCGGCGCAATCGTGTTGAACCTTGCCGATCTTATCGCAAGAACCATTATACAGCCGTTGGAACTCCCTATTGGAGTCATCACGGCGCTAATAGGGGCACCCGTATTTTTAGGAATTTTATTAAGAGAAAAAAGAAAGTTATAG
- a CDS encoding DNA topoisomerase IB, which produces MKMQEDVQSAKELKSHGLRYVDCNKNGIKRLRKGKRFTYVDKKGKTIKDDKKLKRIASLVIPPAWEDVWICSSPNGHIQATGIDVRGRKQYKYHTAWSSLRKDNKFANLIVFGKGLPLLRKQIKRDLRRKDLDERKVVALALEIMDQTSIRIGNEQYSKQNGSYGLTTLKNKHADFQSNKVLFEFVGKKGIKQKKVLKGKRLYNILRSVKEIPGQRLFQYLDKNGRSHTLDSNQLNHYLKTFYQEEVTCKTFRTWNACFSFLEYLSEAATPETKKERKEILNNTIERVAKLLGNTKTIAKNHYIDPRLMESYEEGLLDSWLKKVPSGAKEREKHITKKLLRMLR; this is translated from the coding sequence ATGAAGATGCAGGAGGATGTTCAATCAGCAAAAGAACTGAAGAGCCATGGACTACGTTATGTGGATTGCAATAAAAATGGGATAAAACGCCTCAGGAAGGGTAAGCGATTCACCTACGTTGACAAGAAGGGAAAGACTATAAAAGATGACAAGAAGCTCAAGCGTATTGCCAGCTTAGTCATCCCTCCTGCCTGGGAAGATGTATGGATATGCTCCAGTCCCAACGGTCATATTCAGGCGACGGGGATAGATGTGCGCGGTCGCAAACAATATAAATATCACACAGCCTGGTCTTCTTTACGCAAAGACAATAAATTTGCTAATCTCATCGTGTTTGGAAAAGGACTTCCGTTACTCCGGAAACAAATCAAAAGAGATCTGCGACGAAAAGACTTAGATGAGCGTAAGGTCGTCGCACTAGCTTTAGAGATAATGGATCAGACATCGATTCGTATTGGGAATGAGCAGTATAGCAAGCAAAACGGATCCTATGGTTTAACCACCCTCAAGAACAAACATGCAGATTTTCAAAGCAACAAGGTGCTATTCGAATTTGTAGGCAAGAAAGGTATCAAACAGAAAAAGGTCCTAAAAGGTAAGAGACTGTACAACATTCTACGTTCCGTAAAAGAAATACCGGGACAACGCTTATTTCAATATTTAGATAAGAACGGACGTTCGCATACGCTAGACTCTAATCAGCTAAACCATTATTTGAAAACATTTTACCAAGAAGAGGTCACCTGTAAAACCTTTCGTACCTGGAATGCCTGCTTTTCCTTTCTAGAATATCTTTCCGAAGCCGCAACACCCGAAACAAAAAAAGAACGCAAAGAAATATTGAACAATACGATTGAGCGGGTCGCTAAATTATTAGGAAATACAAAAACAATTGCAAAGAACCACTATATAGACCCTAGGCTTATGGAAAGTTATGAAGAAGGACTCTTGGATAGCTGGTTGAAAAAGGTTCCTTCTGGGGCAAAAGAAAGGGAGAAGCATATCACAAAAAAGCTTCTTCGTATGTTGCGTTAA
- a CDS encoding PA2169 family four-helix-bundle protein, with amino-acid sequence METFDRKIEILRDAIEINNERIAGYQKAQDIVQSENLENLYALFGDYKRQSEQFKSELAPFITKFEETVDDGTMVSGKLFRAWMDLKSLVAPSTSESVLASCEKGEDEFKSAYKNLINESLSDFPEIVDLLQTQLSMQLGAHDHIKELRDNS; translated from the coding sequence ATGGAAACGTTCGATAGAAAGATAGAGATATTAAGGGATGCCATTGAAATAAATAATGAGCGCATTGCAGGTTATCAAAAAGCACAAGATATCGTCCAGTCGGAAAACCTTGAGAATCTATACGCTTTATTTGGTGATTACAAACGTCAATCCGAACAATTCAAGTCGGAGCTCGCTCCATTTATTACGAAGTTTGAAGAAACTGTTGATGATGGTACGATGGTAAGCGGAAAGCTATTTAGAGCTTGGATGGACTTAAAATCATTGGTTGCCCCGTCAACATCGGAGTCTGTGCTTGCGAGTTGCGAAAAGGGCGAAGATGAATTCAAAAGCGCATATAAGAATTTGATAAACGAATCTTTATCTGACTTTCCTGAGATTGTCGATTTATTGCAAACACAGCTCAGCATGCAATTAGGAGCACATGACCACATCAAAGAATTAAGAGATAATTCATAA
- a CDS encoding helix-turn-helix transcriptional regulator: MIIRAKIKEHNEWLFWEELSEETTAPNALSEKNISISKYPINISSYQILSRGIFIIQAEMFFSEAASIQAEIDSEAIVSQFIISMNQHNKPTFSKHNIRYLPTLNEEHNVPEKQKCLYILLVMTPSFYHNLVTIYNPLHEQFKQRMGQRHAVSIFDQDLPATMEMLHTIEELAKTKEKNELKQIFTNAKVLELIMYQFEQFGLAAAKDTEEIRTEDILKLEEAKRILTQQFVDPPTHRQLSKIVLLNEFKLRNGFKRYFGTTIYNFITRLRMEEAKRLILDEEKNMYEIATLVGFKHQASFTHAFKKYYGILPSDIFRSNNSG, encoded by the coding sequence ATGATAATTAGGGCGAAGATAAAGGAACATAATGAGTGGTTGTTTTGGGAAGAACTCTCTGAAGAAACAACCGCGCCTAATGCTTTATCTGAGAAAAATATTAGCATCAGCAAATACCCCATTAACATCAGCTCCTATCAGATCTTAAGCCGAGGAATTTTTATCATTCAGGCGGAAATGTTTTTCAGTGAAGCCGCGAGCATACAGGCAGAAATTGATAGCGAGGCGATCGTCAGCCAGTTTATTATCAGCATGAACCAGCATAATAAACCAACCTTCAGCAAACATAACATCCGCTACTTGCCGACTTTGAATGAGGAACATAATGTTCCGGAGAAGCAGAAATGCTTGTACATTCTTTTGGTCATGACGCCTAGCTTTTATCATAATTTGGTGACGATCTACAATCCACTTCATGAGCAGTTTAAGCAGCGCATGGGCCAGCGGCATGCAGTTTCTATCTTTGATCAGGACCTTCCGGCGACCATGGAAATGCTGCACACCATTGAAGAGCTGGCTAAAACAAAGGAAAAGAACGAGTTAAAGCAGATTTTCACCAATGCGAAGGTATTAGAACTTATCATGTATCAGTTTGAACAATTCGGATTGGCGGCAGCAAAAGATACCGAAGAGATTAGAACGGAGGATATCCTGAAGCTTGAAGAGGCGAAGAGAATCCTGACACAACAGTTTGTAGATCCGCCAACGCATCGTCAACTCTCCAAGATCGTCCTCCTAAATGAGTTTAAATTGCGCAATGGTTTCAAGCGCTATTTCGGAACAACCATCTACAATTTCATTACGCGCCTTCGGATGGAAGAAGCAAAACGGCTTATCCTCGACGAGGAGAAGAATATGTATGAAATTGCGACGCTCGTAGGCTTTAAGCATCAGGCTAGCTTCACGCATGCCTTCAAAAAATATTACGGTATTCTACCAAGCGATATCTTTCGATCAAATAACAGTGGCTAG
- a CDS encoding sensor histidine kinase, which translates to MPKNDSLKLLIDVLNHSPLATAIYDSSDLNIAFANDAMLTMWCSNRSIIGKPLSEAFPNFKEEGFSRILENVWRTGISYKAMDTPAGIVDGDVTHTRYFDFEYKALVNRDNQTYAILNTSIDVTARNRALQLLKKQEQQLSDNHDLEEITNSLAHDAKNPIAIVRLAIDTLKQNHLIDVQKREQWYDIIDQAMISLNTIIDKTVQLSEARAYAPEKTLINVADNIKFWCEDAILLYNSPNTRVETGLILPVLGDQGGVFQIFSNIIGNAIKYSSSVQDPVVRIYSETTNKGVAYYITDNGIGIPEHEINEIYYNFQRGSNSSSHRGSGIGLFIVKRVIKRLDGQINISSKVNVGTEVRLFFPNQS; encoded by the coding sequence ATGCCAAAAAACGATTCCCTTAAACTGTTAATTGACGTACTGAATCATTCTCCCTTAGCCACTGCTATTTACGACAGTAGCGATCTAAATATTGCTTTTGCCAATGACGCCATGTTGACGATGTGGTGTAGCAACCGGTCGATAATTGGCAAGCCTTTAAGCGAAGCCTTTCCAAATTTTAAAGAAGAAGGGTTCTCCAGAATCTTAGAAAATGTATGGCGAACGGGCATCAGCTATAAGGCAATGGATACACCTGCGGGCATCGTAGATGGCGATGTCACCCATACGCGTTATTTCGACTTCGAATACAAGGCATTGGTCAATAGAGACAACCAAACCTACGCTATCTTAAACACCTCCATCGACGTCACTGCAAGAAACAGAGCACTTCAGTTACTTAAGAAGCAAGAGCAACAGCTATCGGACAATCATGATTTAGAGGAGATTACCAATAGTCTGGCGCATGATGCAAAGAACCCGATTGCAATTGTTCGACTTGCAATAGATACGCTAAAACAAAATCACTTAATCGATGTTCAAAAAAGAGAACAATGGTATGATATCATTGATCAGGCGATGATTAGTTTGAACACGATTATCGACAAAACAGTACAGCTAAGCGAAGCGCGGGCTTACGCTCCGGAAAAAACTTTAATCAACGTGGCTGACAATATCAAGTTTTGGTGCGAAGATGCAATACTGCTTTACAATTCTCCGAACACACGCGTGGAAACCGGTTTAATATTGCCGGTACTTGGCGATCAGGGCGGCGTTTTTCAAATCTTCAGTAATATTATTGGCAATGCCATCAAATATTCATCCTCCGTGCAAGATCCAGTAGTCCGAATCTATTCCGAAACGACCAATAAGGGTGTCGCTTATTACATTACGGATAATGGAATCGGCATTCCGGAGCATGAAATCAACGAAATCTACTACAACTTTCAGCGTGGATCAAACTCAAGTAGCCATAGAGGTTCCGGAATTGGGCTATTCATTGTAAAGCGCGTTATAAAACGGCTTGATGGCCAAATAAATATTTCTAGCAAAGTAAACGTTGGAACGGAAGTCCGCCTTTTCTTTCCAAACCAATCCTAA
- a CDS encoding HmuY family protein translates to MTYKKQHTLILLLSLLLLTACSKSNEGPSLPLEDGVSIVIENLAGDVDASVGTTGPGKEKRDFHTFLFRFADKKQTWLKTAQDSASHFQKTDWDLAFSNYYNSSIYINNGEQTGAPFTGNASKHKMLLLKQDYQNVTTAPSDAEFDRSTLYNIGMIIDESSAGWYNYNMTSHLVQVAPNRTYVLRLSNGKYAKLQFINVYKNNPPVVTDVNWQAPYYTFRYFVQEDGSKNLRTQ, encoded by the coding sequence ATGACTTATAAAAAACAACATACGTTAATCCTATTGCTGTCGCTCCTCCTGTTGACAGCATGTAGTAAATCCAATGAAGGACCATCACTCCCCCTTGAAGATGGAGTGAGCATCGTAATTGAAAATCTTGCAGGAGACGTAGATGCTTCGGTAGGCACTACTGGGCCAGGCAAAGAGAAACGAGATTTCCATACCTTCCTCTTCCGTTTCGCCGATAAAAAGCAAACCTGGCTAAAGACCGCGCAGGATTCTGCTAGCCACTTCCAGAAAACTGATTGGGACTTGGCTTTCAGCAATTATTACAACAGTAGTATCTATATCAACAATGGCGAGCAGACAGGCGCCCCTTTTACCGGCAATGCCTCAAAGCATAAGATGCTATTGCTGAAGCAAGACTATCAGAACGTCACAACAGCACCCAGCGATGCAGAATTCGACCGTAGCACTCTATACAATATCGGGATGATAATCGATGAGAGCTCTGCCGGTTGGTATAACTACAATATGACTTCTCATCTTGTGCAGGTCGCACCTAACAGGACTTATGTACTAAGACTCTCTAACGGTAAATATGCGAAGCTTCAGTTCATCAATGTCTACAAAAACAATCCACCCGTTGTTACAGACGTGAATTGGCAAGCTCCCTATTATACCTTTCGATATTTCGTACAGGAAGACGGCAGTAAAAATCTAAGAACACAATAA
- a CDS encoding TonB-dependent receptor — MLLAVLFQHATLHVFAQQKAKIKGYVVDSLGLPIANASLQFQPDQIQAQTNRKGYFETSPQYTGSYKYYISAIGYHPDTGSIALKQNQQEFQFRLLKADQQIEEVSILGTVMRRPTLIDPRHAAMPVTIIDRRTLELLGSRRLDEVLREQTGMAIVNNTAGGSRSVGVQMQGLSSQYIMILIDGQPLLGRQSGNMDLSRIQVSNIERIEIIKGASSCLYGNDALGGAINIITRFGNTQPQLHVQASYGSYNMTDITAEAESNFNQNKGYVLLSTNYYRTDGFNNNRRYMEAGTTIPPYTNFALQGKVRHQLNEANDFLSLSLRANTRNSEMMRKYASDYEISDQQRETDMNASLTYDKRWNSQWKSMTNYYFSHYRSDINVSAHEGLAALASDKFQQAIHKVEQQAAYHREGLNLTLGGMAQLEQMNLESGFNNRHQLTASAYGQGNYSLGKYTLLTAGLRFDHTVNYGSQLSPSLGATLTLSEALKWKVGIASGFKAPDFRTRYQVFYNPSANYYVLGNEVLRETLDQMDAAGELSEIRTAVVKQLDRPLDAEKNMSLNSGFSYSPFKNSHIELNAFYHKLRNQINSIQVATGQRNMAVYSFQNLPSAVNKGIEANMRVQLFEDVNISAGYQYLIAKDLSIKDSIKAGVWPYNQNIHDPKTGNSYPATVADYWGLENRSRHQFNVGIIYQYQPWNITFNARAIFRGKYPFMDMNGNRFIDRYDSFVDDHVIYYAGIEKKFKVFPLSIRVNMDNVTNYINYMIPGQMGRLTSVSLSYRLIKK, encoded by the coding sequence ATGCTTCTGGCAGTACTTTTTCAACATGCGACCCTTCATGTTTTTGCTCAACAAAAAGCAAAGATAAAAGGCTATGTTGTCGACTCTTTGGGACTGCCTATTGCGAATGCTTCGCTCCAATTTCAACCCGACCAAATTCAAGCACAAACTAACAGGAAAGGATATTTCGAAACCAGCCCTCAATATACTGGAAGCTATAAATATTATATTTCAGCAATAGGCTATCATCCTGATACGGGAAGTATTGCGCTTAAGCAGAATCAGCAAGAGTTCCAATTCCGCTTACTCAAAGCAGATCAGCAAATAGAAGAGGTTTCCATCCTGGGAACTGTGATGAGAAGACCAACCCTTATTGATCCTCGACATGCCGCAATGCCAGTCACGATCATCGATCGTAGAACGCTGGAATTGCTGGGCAGCCGTCGCTTAGACGAGGTTCTGCGTGAGCAAACCGGCATGGCGATCGTGAATAACACTGCTGGCGGCAGTCGTTCAGTCGGTGTTCAGATGCAAGGATTGTCAAGCCAATATATCATGATTCTAATTGACGGACAACCTCTTTTAGGAAGACAGTCTGGCAATATGGATTTATCAAGAATTCAGGTTTCCAATATCGAGCGTATCGAAATCATTAAGGGCGCGTCCTCCTGTCTGTATGGCAATGATGCACTAGGCGGTGCGATCAATATCATCACTCGCTTCGGAAATACACAGCCGCAACTGCATGTGCAAGCTAGTTACGGCAGCTATAACATGACTGATATTACCGCCGAAGCGGAAAGCAACTTCAACCAAAACAAAGGTTATGTATTACTATCAACCAATTATTACCGAACAGATGGATTCAACAATAATAGACGATATATGGAGGCAGGAACTACGATTCCTCCATACACTAATTTCGCTTTGCAAGGGAAAGTACGACATCAGCTAAACGAGGCTAATGACTTCCTGAGCCTGAGCTTACGCGCCAATACACGCAATTCGGAAATGATGCGAAAATATGCCAGCGATTACGAGATTTCTGATCAACAGCGAGAGACCGATATGAATGCCTCATTGACCTACGACAAGCGTTGGAATAGCCAATGGAAAAGCATGACGAACTATTACTTTTCTCACTATCGCTCAGATATCAATGTCAGTGCGCATGAAGGATTGGCTGCGTTAGCTAGCGACAAATTCCAACAGGCAATCCATAAGGTTGAACAGCAAGCAGCATATCATCGCGAAGGTCTTAACCTAACGCTTGGTGGTATGGCACAACTTGAGCAAATGAACTTGGAATCAGGTTTTAATAATCGTCATCAACTAACAGCGAGTGCCTATGGACAAGGGAACTATAGCCTTGGAAAATATACGCTACTGACCGCGGGACTACGTTTTGATCATACCGTAAATTATGGCTCGCAACTGAGTCCTAGCTTAGGTGCTACCCTAACCTTAAGCGAAGCCTTAAAATGGAAAGTAGGGATAGCCTCAGGATTCAAAGCACCAGATTTCCGAACGAGATATCAGGTCTTTTATAATCCTTCTGCGAATTATTATGTGCTTGGTAATGAGGTTTTACGTGAAACGCTCGATCAAATGGATGCTGCTGGTGAACTCTCGGAAATAAGAACCGCTGTAGTCAAGCAATTGGATCGTCCGCTGGACGCTGAAAAGAATATGTCGCTGAACAGTGGATTCAGCTACTCGCCTTTCAAGAATAGCCATATAGAGCTAAATGCATTTTACCATAAGCTCCGCAATCAGATCAATAGCATACAGGTCGCTACTGGACAGCGCAATATGGCAGTTTACTCATTTCAGAATCTTCCAAGCGCTGTCAACAAGGGTATCGAAGCGAATATGCGGGTGCAATTGTTCGAAGATGTAAATATCTCCGCAGGATACCAATACCTTATCGCAAAAGATCTCTCGATAAAAGATAGCATCAAAGCGGGCGTATGGCCGTACAATCAGAATATCCATGACCCGAAAACCGGTAACTCATATCCAGCAACGGTGGCTGATTATTGGGGACTGGAAAACCGTTCAAGACATCAATTTAATGTCGGCATCATCTATCAATATCAGCCTTGGAACATCACATTCAATGCGCGCGCCATATTTCGTGGAAAGTACCCTTTCATGGATATGAATGGCAACCGCTTTATCGATCGATACGACAGCTTTGTCGACGACCATGTGATCTACTATGCAGGTATTGAAAAGAAGTTCAAGGTATTCCCCCTATCCATTCGGGTAAACATGGATAATGTTACGAACTATATTAATTACATGATTCCAGGACAAATGGGACGACTGACCAGTGTGAGCCTATCCTATCGACTCATAAAAAAATAA
- a CDS encoding heme/hemin ABC transporter substrate-binding protein has protein sequence MKTYPLLRTILLLMTFMSLSFSSQANAPKRIISLSGAITEVLDGLGVGKQIVAVDLTSDYPAYVSQLPKVSKNRSVTIEAVSSFRPDLVLALKGELSADIQAQLKKLKIPFLLVTQEFSSTGLQGFIKTIAKAVDQEQKGIALASKLSQDLSNLAKKTKQSSQKILFIYARGTGHMSVAGQSTSIDAVIKEAGFQNAMKGFTGFKTYNTEALVAANPDVILLFNFGISSLGGSEGIQQMPGVKLTNAGKNHKIISMDATLLNNYSLRLPEAIAKLQDLVL, from the coding sequence ATGAAAACTTATCCATTATTACGAACCATTCTCCTCTTGATGACCTTTATGTCACTCAGTTTTTCAAGTCAAGCAAACGCTCCAAAACGTATCATTTCATTAAGTGGTGCTATCACCGAAGTATTGGATGGACTTGGCGTCGGGAAGCAGATTGTCGCGGTCGATTTAACGAGCGACTATCCCGCTTATGTTTCTCAATTGCCAAAAGTCAGTAAGAATAGAAGCGTTACTATTGAGGCTGTTAGTTCCTTCCGACCCGACTTAGTTTTAGCATTAAAAGGCGAGTTGTCTGCCGATATCCAAGCGCAGTTGAAGAAGTTGAAGATTCCTTTCTTACTCGTGACGCAAGAGTTTTCTTCCACGGGCCTTCAAGGCTTTATCAAAACAATTGCAAAAGCCGTAGATCAAGAACAGAAGGGTATAGCGTTAGCCAGCAAATTGAGCCAAGATCTATCCAATTTAGCGAAGAAGACCAAACAATCCTCCCAAAAAATCCTCTTCATTTATGCACGTGGTACCGGACACATGAGCGTCGCTGGGCAGAGTACATCAATTGATGCGGTGATCAAAGAAGCCGGATTCCAAAATGCCATGAAAGGTTTTACAGGTTTCAAGACTTATAATACAGAAGCTTTGGTCGCTGCCAATCCAGATGTCATTCTACTATTCAACTTCGGGATTTCAAGCCTCGGCGGCAGTGAAGGTATTCAGCAGATGCCGGGCGTTAAGTTGACCAATGCAGGCAAGAATCATAAAATCATCTCGATGGATGCCACTTTATTGAATAATTACAGCCTTCGATTACCAGAAGCTATTGCCAAACTTCAAGACCTTGTGCTATAG